The genomic DNA CGTGAGATTACCTACGAAAAGACGACACCTGCTGTTGCCTGCGGCGCCTGCCACGGAAAGGTCTTCGAGAAGTGGAAGAAGACACCCAGCCTCCACGGCAAGGTGAACTGCGCCAACTGCCACCATACACGGCACAAATACGTTCCGCAGTGCCAGGAGTGCCACGGGACTCCCCACAAGAAGGAAATTCTTGAGAAATTCCCGAAATGTCTCGGATGTCACCTGGATGTACATGACCTGCCGGTGAACCAGAAAAAGAAGTAACTTGGTTGTAACTGCAACTTCAGCCCCCGGTGATCCCACCGGGGGCTTTTCTTTTGGACTGCCCCCCTTGCTACAGAGGATGGATATTTTTCTGGTGAAAGGGGGAATTGCAGCTATAATGGCGCCGTGAGTTCCTTCGCTTTCTCTCTCATCCTTTTTTCAGGGCTGATGCATGCCCTCTGGAACCTGCTGGTGAAGCGGAGCCGCCACAAGACCGTTTTCATCTGGTGGATGTTTGTCTGCTCCGCACTTCTGTTCACCCTGATGCTACCCTTGCTTCCCGGCACTTTCCCTGCTCCCGATAAAACGGTGATGCTGCTTGGAGCAGGGGGAGCCTGCTGTTTTTTCCTTTATCACCTCTGCAATGGCCGCGCGTATCGCAGCGGCGATCTTTCCCTTACGTACCCCCTTTCCCAGACTTCGATGCTCTACGTGCCGTTGTGGGGAGGACTGCTTCTCGATGAACGGCTGACAGTGGCGGGAGGGAGTGGCATGCTCCTCGTTATGACGGGTGCATGTTTCATTCAATTACGGCGACTTTCGCTGGAGGAGATGCTGAGGCCGGTGAGGAATCTTTCCGACCCTTCGGTCCAGGCCGCCCTTGCGGCGGGGTTCATCTATTCTCTTGGGGCAGTCATAGACAAGTCGGGAGTGCAGCGCTATTCTCCGCTATATTTTACTTACCTGCTCGTGATCTTCATGTTAGGGCTGATGACGGTGAATCTGCTTCGCAGCCGGTACCGCGATCAGGTTCTGACCGAATGGAGGGAAAACCGGGGGCTGATCCTCCTGAGCGGGCCTGTGATGATGGGTTCCTTCCTCTCCTTTCGCTACGGTCTGAGCCTTTCGCCGATGAGCTACGCCGTTGCTGTGCGGCAGGTGAGCGTAGTGATCGGGGTCCTGATCGGGATCATGTTTCTGGGGGAAAGATGCGGCAGGATCAGGATCGCCTCGGCTTTCCTCATTGTCGTCGGGGTCTTCCTGATCCGGCTTGCCGCAGAGTGAATGTTCGGGATGAGACTCTATGGATCTGTTCTTCCTTAAAAAAGCTGTAACACCTTTCCTTTTGCCTCCCGGCTTATTCATAGTCGCGCTGCTAATGGCGGGAGCATTGATGATGCGGCGCAGGAACTATCCTGCGGGAATGTTCTGCATAGTGGCGGGTCTTTTCATGTGGGGATTTTCGACTGCTCCGGTGGCTGACAGGCTGATCGGGCCCCTGGAAGCGGCGTATGATATTCCGCGCAGCTTGAAGGGTGATGTGGTTGTGCTGCTTGGAGGAGGAATACGCGACGGGGCGCCTGATCTGACGGGGGAAGGAACTCCGGGGGAGGAGATGATGACGAGGATCGTCACGGCCTTGCGTACCCAGAGGCGGCTCAATGTGCCGGTGATAGTTTCGGGCGGAACCGTGGTACCCGGAAGAGCTCCGGAGGCGCAGATAGTAAGGCGGTTCCTTCTCGACCTCGGTGTTCCGCCGGAGAAGGTCCTGGTGGAGGACAAGAGCCGCGATACTGTGGAGAATGCGAGACTGAGCCGTGCGCTCTGTGCCCGTCACGGTTTCAAAAATCCTCTCCTCGTGACTTCGGCCTTTCACATGCGCCGTGCAAGACTTGCCTTCGTGCGGGAGGGGCTGGCGGTGACCCCGTTGCCGGCCAACTTCAGGACATGGGACAAGAAAAAGTACGTATGGCTGGATTACCTTCCGGATGCCGGAGCATTGGGGGACAGTGCTACAGCCATACGTGAGCGGCTCGGTCTGCTTGTGGCCACGTTTTATGCTGCAAAGGGTAAGCGTCTACCGTGACAGGGTCTTGCCGCCGTCTCCGCGGCGAAGCGTGAAGGAGAATGTTGTCCCTGCACCGGGACGGCTCGTGACAGATATCTCTCCGCCATGGAGTTGAACAATGTGCTTTACTATCGAGAGCCCCAGGCCGGTCCCTCCTTCGGCACGGCTGCGAGCCTCATCTACCCGGTAAAACCGCTCGAACAGACGTGGAAGGTCTTTATCAGGTATGCCGGGACCAGTATCCCGTACGGAGACCTTCACCATGCCGTCTGCAGTATCTGCGGTAACTGTTATCGAACCCTCCTCCGGAGTGTATTTCACCGCATTGTCCAGCAGGTTGATGAAAACCTGTTCGAGCCTTTTCCGTTCTGCCAGCACCGGAGGGATTTCCCCGAGGTTGCAGATGTTCACAGTTATACCCTTGCTTTCCGCCTTCCTCTCCAGCAGCCCTACGCAATGCCCAATGACGCCGGCAAGAGGGGTCGGGGAAAGAGTGAGTTCTATTTTCCCCGATTCAAGCTCCGAGAGTGCCAGAAGGTCGTTTACGAGGCTTGCAAGGCGGTCGGAATGACGGTAGATGATTCCGACGAACTTTCTGATCTCTTCAGTGCTTGAGGAGTCGTTTTCCATGACTGTTTCGGCGTAGCCTCGGATTACGGTGACGGGTGTCCTGAGTTCGTGGGAGACATTGGCGACAAAATCCTTTCTCACCTTTTCAAGCCGCTTTATGTCGGTTATGTCATGAAACACCGCCACGACTCCTTCAAGCGCTTCGTTGCCCAGCAGAGGCACCCAGTGAGTCAGGAGGCTCTTCCCCTGGGGAAGCGACAGCTCCTCGATCGTCTCTTCCCTGGTCTCGGACACGTGGCGGAAAGTATCATGGAGTGCCGGGTGACGCACGATCTCCAGAAGGGTCATTCCAAGTACCTCTTCCCCTACTCCAAAGAGTGTGCGGAACGCGGGATTGACCATCAGGATGATCCCCCTCGTATCGGTAACCAGAAGTCCCTCCCCCATTCCATGGAGTATCGCGTCGAGCCTGTTCTTCTCTGTCGAAAGCCGGTTCATCTGCGCTGATAGCTGTGCAGACATTGCATTCATAGCCGCTGCCAGCTCCCCCAGCTCGTCTTTCCCATGTACCCGCACGCGACGTTCAAAGTTACCCTGCGCCATGTCCCGGGCGATCGCCGCCATGGTTCTTAGGGACCGGGAGAGGACGCGCGAAAGTATATAGCCGAGCAGAAACGCGGCTGCGACGGACAGGGCTATCGCGATGAAGAGGCTGTGGTGCAGGCTGCTCTTCGCATGCGCCAGTGAGGTGAGCGGCAGTGCCAGGCGGATCACTCCTCTCTCGCCGCTTTTAGAACTGAACGGGGCAGCTGCGTAAAGCATCGCCACATGGAGCGTAGATGAATACCGGGTCGCCGCACCCTGCTTCCCCGCAAACGCCTCGCGGACCTCCGGCCGGTCGCCGTGATTGTCCAGTTCCTTGATATTGGAGGTGGCTATCTCTGAATCCCCCACAACAGTGCCGTCACTGGCAATTACTGTTGCTCGTGCATTGATGCTGGAGCCGATGGCCTGCGCCAGTTCCTGCCCATGCAGGCTGAGCTCCGAACCTTGTCGCGTAGCCATGAGCGCAGAAAGCCTGACCTCGTTTTTAAGGTTTTGAGAAATTTCCTGAAGCAGGTACCGGTTGATGGTCCGGTCAAGGTAAAAATAGAGAAATCCCCCCATTACAAGTATCAACAGAAGATGGGAGGCCATCAGTTTCCACTGGATGCCTATTTTCATGGTTTCTCCACCTTGTAGCCGAACCCGCGAACTGTTACTATCATGGCGCCTGCTGTTCCGAGCTTGCTGCGGAGTCGGGTTACATGGGTATCCACGGTGCGGGTATCCCCGGCATAATCATATCCCCATACCTCCATCAGCAAACGATCACGACTGTGAACCCTCCCGATACGTTCGCACAGTTTGAGCAGAAGCTTGTATTCGGTAGTAGTCAGGTCCACGTGCGCTTCGTCTACCGTGACCCTGTGCCCTTCTGGGTCGATGCAAATAGACCCTGCCCTGATCATTCCCGTTGCAGTTGAACCGATATCTTTTCCGGATCTGCGCAAAACGGCCCGCACCCGCAGCATCAGTTCCCTCACCGAAAAGGGTTTGACGATGTAATCGTCGGCGCCCACTTCGAAACCAACCACCCGGTCTATCTCTTCCCCCTTGGCGGTAACCATGATGATCGGTATCGATTTTGTCTGCTCATGTTCCTTTAGATGCCTGCATACCTCGATGCCGTTCCTGCCTGGGAGCATGAGGTCGAGCAAAATCAGGTCGGGCTTCTCAGTGAGAGCGAGGGTGCAACCTTCAATACCGTTTGCGGATGTGACGGTCCTATAGCCTCCCTCCTGGAGATGTAACACGACAAGATCGGCAAGGTCTTTTTCATCTTCTATTACGAGAATTGAGTGTGCCATTACCCCTCCTGAGAGGGGAATTGTAACTGAAATATCCGGTATTGTGGAGATGTTGATGTAAAATCTTGAAAAAACAAATACTTATAGTATTCCACAGCAGTTGTGGAAATCCATGTGGAAAAAGTCTCTAATCTTCAGCAAAGGGGTTTTAAAACAAAAGTAAATAGCAAATTGCCTAAAAAACAGGCATGGCATCCACTGGTTTGTGTTGTGTATTTAGTAATGATTCAGGGTACTTATTTCGGGACCGCGATATTATTCACAAAATCGACTTCAAGCATTTCTTTAGAACAGCATGGGGTTGTCAGAATTACAATGCAGGAAAAAGACGATG from Geobacter sp. DSM 9736 includes the following:
- a CDS encoding EamA family transporter; protein product: MSSFAFSLILFSGLMHALWNLLVKRSRHKTVFIWWMFVCSALLFTLMLPLLPGTFPAPDKTVMLLGAGGACCFFLYHLCNGRAYRSGDLSLTYPLSQTSMLYVPLWGGLLLDERLTVAGGSGMLLVMTGACFIQLRRLSLEEMLRPVRNLSDPSVQAALAAGFIYSLGAVIDKSGVQRYSPLYFTYLLVIFMLGLMTVNLLRSRYRDQVLTEWRENRGLILLSGPVMMGSFLSFRYGLSLSPMSYAVAVRQVSVVIGVLIGIMFLGERCGRIRIASAFLIVVGVFLIRLAAE
- a CDS encoding YdcF family protein; its protein translation is MDLFFLKKAVTPFLLPPGLFIVALLMAGALMMRRRNYPAGMFCIVAGLFMWGFSTAPVADRLIGPLEAAYDIPRSLKGDVVVLLGGGIRDGAPDLTGEGTPGEEMMTRIVTALRTQRRLNVPVIVSGGTVVPGRAPEAQIVRRFLLDLGVPPEKVLVEDKSRDTVENARLSRALCARHGFKNPLLVTSAFHMRRARLAFVREGLAVTPLPANFRTWDKKKYVWLDYLPDAGALGDSATAIRERLGLLVATFYAAKGKRLP
- the pnpS gene encoding two-component system histidine kinase PnpS, which encodes MKIGIQWKLMASHLLLILVMGGFLYFYLDRTINRYLLQEISQNLKNEVRLSALMATRQGSELSLHGQELAQAIGSSINARATVIASDGTVVGDSEIATSNIKELDNHGDRPEVREAFAGKQGAATRYSSTLHVAMLYAAAPFSSKSGERGVIRLALPLTSLAHAKSSLHHSLFIAIALSVAAAFLLGYILSRVLSRSLRTMAAIARDMAQGNFERRVRVHGKDELGELAAAMNAMSAQLSAQMNRLSTEKNRLDAILHGMGEGLLVTDTRGIILMVNPAFRTLFGVGEEVLGMTLLEIVRHPALHDTFRHVSETREETIEELSLPQGKSLLTHWVPLLGNEALEGVVAVFHDITDIKRLEKVRKDFVANVSHELRTPVTVIRGYAETVMENDSSSTEEIRKFVGIIYRHSDRLASLVNDLLALSELESGKIELTLSPTPLAGVIGHCVGLLERKAESKGITVNICNLGEIPPVLAERKRLEQVFINLLDNAVKYTPEEGSITVTADTADGMVKVSVRDTGPGIPDKDLPRLFERFYRVDEARSRAEGGTGLGLSIVKHIVQLHGGEISVTSRPGAGTTFSFTLRRGDGGKTLSR
- a CDS encoding response regulator produces the protein MAHSILVIEDEKDLADLVVLHLQEGGYRTVTSANGIEGCTLALTEKPDLILLDLMLPGRNGIEVCRHLKEHEQTKSIPIIMVTAKGEEIDRVVGFEVGADDYIVKPFSVRELMLRVRAVLRRSGKDIGSTATGMIRAGSICIDPEGHRVTVDEAHVDLTTTEYKLLLKLCERIGRVHSRDRLLMEVWGYDYAGDTRTVDTHVTRLRSKLGTAGAMIVTVRGFGYKVEKP